DNA from Triticum aestivum cultivar Chinese Spring chromosome 7D, IWGSC CS RefSeq v2.1, whole genome shotgun sequence:
cggagggagtagctttaaGCAACCAAATAGCCAGAATCCGATTTAGCCTATATTTCAGTTAAAACGACTTGGTTTGGTTTCGGTCTTCGGTTTGAAAGTGCCCAGCCCTAGGTAGATGGGAGACGGGTCTCGCTGGTACGAGGTGTTTCTTTTGTCGGGGAAAAAGAGTGATCGGACGGTCAAACACAGCAGATCATGTGGCGTGGGAGGCGACCGATCGGTCGACCGACGCCTAGTACCTGCCTTCGCCGAATAGGGCGCGCAGGCGGAGGGCGTAGTGGCACAAGGCGCCGCCGGCCGAGGGCGTGCTTTGGCCCAGACCGGCGTCGGCACAAGGAGCGCACGGGCTCAGCCTAAGCATCACGGGCAGCCGTCCTGCCGGCCCGCCTCCAACCCTCGAATGAAAGACAAAGGAGTGTCCTGCTCTTCCAAGGCTCAAATGGCGTGGTGTCACTGTCCGACTCCCGAGCCGAGACGAAGCTGCAAAGCGCCAGTTAAGGCGGAACAAAAAGAGGCATCCCCCGATGCGAATGTGCCGGCACAGGGGGAGGTCCTGCCTACCCAGGATACTTCGCCCCAGGTTCCGCCAATCCTCACTCTTCGCCTACCCAGGGTGACTCTTGATTGATTTTTCTCAGCTCAAGATTCGGTCCCAAGAATAGCAAGATAGTCCGGTTGCGCATGGTGGCTTGTGTATGATTAACCCGGCAGCGCTGACGCATAGTTGGGGAATTTAGTTCAATTTCGAGATCTTTGGCTGTTCGTGCCTAGAacagagcaggggggaggggggtttgggggagAATGTCTGGTGGgctcaagaacaagaagaagaagggccaCGAGTGGGATTTGAACGACTGGAGATGGGACGGCAACCTCTTCCTGGCCACGCCGTCGCCAAACGCGGACGCTCCGTCGGGGTGCGGCAGCAGGGAGCTTGGGCGAGCCGGGGAGGGGTGCAGTTTCGGTGCTGCTGCTGAcaagagcaggaggaggaggaggaggagagtcaCCACGGTGGATAACCCCGAGGAGTGCAGCAACACTGCGATTCATAATGAAAGAAATGCTGTTTGGAGAGGACAGATCGGCGAAGAAGAGGGACCTGCCAGTGCAACAGCAGGTGCATCTTCCAGCTCTGCTCCATCTTGCCAAGTCGACGGCTGCCACGCGGATCTCAGCGACGATAGGGACTACCATAGGAGGCACAAGGTGTGTGAGCCGCACACCAAGTCGACTCTTGTTCGTATCAAAAACATAGAGCATCGGTTTTGCCAGCAGTGCAGCAGGTTAGCCAGCAATTAATTTCTTCATGTCTAAGCTTTTTATGGTTTAAAAGGGAATCATTTGACATTTTGTTTCTAGGTTTCATCTTGTTCAAGAATTTGATGAAGGGAAGAAGAGCTGCCGCTCGCGTCTGGCAACACATAATAGAAGGAGGAGGAAAGCCCCAGCCGAGGCTGTGAATTCCTTGGGTGAAAATCAGTCCTTAACCAACACCTTGCTCCTCTTGTTGAGACAACTCGCTGGACAAGATTGTAAGTTTCTCGGATCGTATGTGCGGTTCAGTGTTATACATTGATTTTATTGGTTCATATGCGACCGATCCATGCTCATATAACCTCAGTGTTATGTCGTCGCAGCTGCTAGCTCATCTGAGCAAATCAATGGTCCCAATCTCTTGGTTAGTCTTTTGAAGAACCTTGCTGCTGTTGCTGGCACACAGGCATGTCAAGATATGCTAAAGGATGCAACATCATCAAATGCTGGTAACTATGTTGGGAATCAAAGTGGACCACCAGTTCCTGCAGGTAAATAGCCCTTTGATtaactgctgctgctgttgcacaAGGCAAATAAGTACACATTCTGAAATTAAATGATGTGTGCACCACTTGACATGTGTCCCCAGAAGAGCCTCCTGTGAAAAGACGTGCGCAGAATTTTGATCTGAATGATGCTTATGTCGAGGAAGATGAGGTACATTATTTAGGTTGATTCTCTTGGGTTTTCCTGCTGACTAATTGTGTCTTAGCTGCAGTATCCCTGATGCCCCAAAACATTTGCAGAGCCGAACAGATAAAATTGTCTTCAAGCTTTTTGGTAAACAGCCAAATGATTTTCCTGCTGATCTACGTGCACAGGTCATTTACCATATGCAAATTGGGAATAGTTCCTCTCTTGATAAATCTACTCGAGTTTTTGGAccaaatttttgtttttatttgcagATCCTAAACTGGCTGTCACATTATCCAAGTGACATGGAGAGCTATATTAGGCCTGGTTGTGTAATTCTAACTATTTACCTTCGTCTTCCTAACTGGATGTGGGGTAAGGTAGCGTCGCGTTATATACAAATACTAGTGTTTTAAACATGCTTATCTCTTCTCTATGGTTAGCAGTGAATAAACTGCTTACTAATTCAAATAGCAAAACCTAAGCTACGAATCTTGGATAGAGAAGCATAATCCTCACTTACTGTTATTCTTCTTTTTTCTGACTTTCTCTAAAGATTAATGTCGATCCAGCTCCTTGGATAGAAAATCTCATTAGCATATCCACTCATGGTTTCTGGGAGACAGGATGGCTGTATGCTAGGGTGCAGGACCGCCTGACATTAAGCTGCAATGGTTTGTTTGCCTCATTTCTCTCTTTACATCcttgttctttttctgtttttatatACATACGCAACCAACAGCTTCCTGTGTTTGTGGTTTCCCTTTCTTTGCAGGCAGGCTTATGTTAGTGTCTCCCTGGCGACCTGTAATAGGTGACAAGCATCAGATACTGTGTGTAACTCCTATTGCGGCTGCCTATAATTCGACGGCAAACTTTTCAGTGAGAGGCTTCAACATAGCTCAACCAACCACAAAGTAAGTACCACGCATCAGTCTGCACTCTGCACTGACCTGACCTGGATTTTATTTGACTGAATATAATGATGATATTCGTTCCAGATTACTCTGTATATTTGGTGGGAAATATTTAGTCCAAGAAGCAACACAAAAACTACATGCTGATACTAGGATTCAGCAAGGCCCTCAATGTCTGACCTTTTCTTGCTCCTTCCCTAGTACAAGTGGAAGGGGGTTCATAGAGGTGAATTATCCCTTTGGTGTTCTTTCAGTTGTTTCTCTTTATGCATCCTCATTTCCCTTTTTAAATTACGTAATTTCTTGATTCCTTTTCCAGGTTGAAGATTATGATCAGAGCAGCATTTGCTTCCCCTTTGTTGTCGCCGAAGAATCTATATGTTGTGAGATTAGAATGTTGGAGGAAAAACTGAATATAATTGCATTTGGTGATGCCTTGGAAGGAAGAGAAGATCTGATGGCTTCTCGCAGCCAAGCCTTAAAGTTTCTACATGAAATAGGGTGGCTTCTCCAAAGGAGCCACACACGAGCTACATCATCCAAGGCTCCGCAACAACATCATGCGGTGGGCTTTTCTGCTGCAAGATTTAGGTGGCTCCTGTCCTTTGCGGTTGATCAGGAATGGTGCGGCGTGGTAAAGATGCTGCTGGACACCTTGTTCCAGGGCAATATCGATGTCGCCTCACCAGTTGATTTTGTCCTGGGAGAGAGCTTAGTATTCGCAGCTGTCAACAAGCGGTCGAAGCCTTTGGTTGCCTGCCTATTGAGATACACAACGAAATCTGCACCGGTGGGCAGTGGAGCCGTGGCCACACCAGCTCGGTTCTTGTTCACGCCTGACATGACTGGTTCATCGGATATTACACCTCTCCATGTTGCAGCTACCATCACTAATGCTGCTGCCGTTTTGGATGCTCTAACTGATGATCCCCAACAGGTACTTGCACCGAACTCTCATGCTATTTTTTTCCTGAATTGATAAATTCTCAAcaactgcaacaacaacaacaataacaacaaaatACCAAGTGTGTGTGCAAATCAGAACCTTGTTGAGTAGTAACAGCAGAGTTCTACATCGGTGTTGGATCAAAGACATGGAAACTATGGTTAATGAGTGGCTTCT
Protein-coding regions in this window:
- the LOC123167571 gene encoding squamosa promoter-binding-like protein 1 isoform X4, with the translated sequence MSGGLKNKKKKGHEWDLNDWRWDGNLFLATPSPNADAPSGCGSRELGRAGEGCSFGAAADKSRRRRRRRVTTVDNPEECSNTAIHNERNAVWRGQIGEEEGPASATAGASSSSAPSCQVDGCHADLSDDRDYHRRHKVCEPHTKSTLVRIKNIEHRFCQQCSRFHLVQEFDEGKKSCRSRLATHNRRRRKAPAEAVNSLGENQSLTNTLLLLLRQLAGQDSASSSEQINGPNLLVSLLKNLAAVAGTQACQDMLKDATSSNAGNYVGNQSGPPVPAEEPPVKRRAQNFDLNDAYVEEDESRTDKIVFKLFGKQPNDFPADLRAQILNWLSHYPSDMESYIRPGCVILTIYLRLPNWMWGWLYARVQDRLTLSCNGRLMLVSPWRPVIGDKHQILCVTPIAAAYNSTANFSVRGFNIAQPTTKLLCIFGGKYLVQEATQKLHADTRIQQGPQCLTFSCSFPSTSGRGFIEVEDYDQSSICFPFVVAEESICCEIRMLEEKLNIIAFGDALEGREDLMASRSQALKFLHEIGWLLQRSHTRATSSKAPQQHHAVGFSAARFRWLLSFAVDQEWCGVVKMLLDTLFQGNIDVASPVDFVLGESLVFAAVNKRSKPLVACLLRYTTKSAPVGSGAVATPARFLFTPDMTGSSDITPLHVAATITNAAAVLDALTDDPQQLGIKTWKNARDATGYTPEDYARRRGHTSYIKMVENKINSRLPAAHVSVAMTTTGIAEKHTDDGRPRSTEQTVFDVEKSPPGCRQCVQLQHIAYRPCPNRFLSNRPAVLSLVAIAAVCVCVGLIMQSPPVIRGLPGPFLWNHIRWGPT
- the LOC123167571 gene encoding squamosa promoter-binding-like protein 1 isoform X1 → MSGGLKNKKKKGHEWDLNDWRWDGNLFLATPSPNADAPSGCGSRELGRAGEGCSFGAAADKSRRRRRRRVTTVDNPEECSNTAIHNERNAVWRGQIGEEEGPASATAGASSSSAPSCQVDGCHADLSDDRDYHRRHKVCEPHTKSTLVRIKNIEHRFCQQCSRFHLVQEFDEGKKSCRSRLATHNRRRRKAPAEAVNSLGENQSLTNTLLLLLRQLAGQDSASSSEQINGPNLLVSLLKNLAAVAGTQACQDMLKDATSSNAGNYVGNQSGPPVPAEEPPVKRRAQNFDLNDAYVEEDESRTDKIVFKLFGKQPNDFPADLRAQVIYHMQIGNSSSLDKSTRVFGPNFCFYLQILNWLSHYPSDMESYIRPGCVILTIYLRLPNWMWGKINVDPAPWIENLISISTHGFWETGWLYARVQDRLTLSCNGRLMLVSPWRPVIGDKHQILCVTPIAAAYNSTANFSVRGFNIAQPTTKLLCIFGGKYLVQEATQKLHADTRIQQGPQCLTFSCSFPSTSGRGFIEVEDYDQSSICFPFVVAEESICCEIRMLEEKLNIIAFGDALEGREDLMASRSQALKFLHEIGWLLQRSHTRATSSKAPQQHHAVGFSAARFRWLLSFAVDQEWCGVVKMLLDTLFQGNIDVASPVDFVLGESLVFAAVNKRSKPLVACLLRYTTKSAPVGSGAVATPARFLFTPDMTGSSDITPLHVAATITNAAAVLDALTDDPQQLGIKTWKNARDATGYTPEDYARRRGHTSYIKMVENKINSRLPAAHVSVAMTTTGIAEKHTDDGRPRSTEQTVFDVEKSPPGCRQCVQLQHIAYRPCPNRFLSNRPAVLSLVAIAAVCVCVGLIMQSPPVIRGLPGPFLWNHIRWGPT
- the LOC123167571 gene encoding squamosa promoter-binding-like protein 1 isoform X3, which codes for MSGGLKNKKKKGHEWDLNDWRWDGNLFLATPSPNADAPSGCGSRELGRAGEGCSFGAAADKSRRRRRRRVTTVDNPEECSNTAIHNERNAVWRGQIGEEEGPASATAGASSSSAPSCQVDGCHADLSDDRDYHRRHKVCEPHTKSTLVRIKNIEHRFCQQCSRFHLVQEFDEGKKSCRSRLATHNRRRRKAPAEAVNSLGENQSLTNTLLLLLRQLAGQDSASSSEQINGPNLLVSLLKNLAAVAGTQACQDMLKDATSSNAGNYVGNQSGPPVPAEEPPVKRRAQNFDLNDAYVEEDESRTDKIVFKLFGKQPNDFPADLRAQILNWLSHYPSDMESYIRPGCVILTIYLRLPNWMWAPWIENLISISTHGFWETGWLYARVQDRLTLSCNGRLMLVSPWRPVIGDKHQILCVTPIAAAYNSTANFSVRGFNIAQPTTKLLCIFGGKYLVQEATQKLHADTRIQQGPQCLTFSCSFPSTSGRGFIEVEDYDQSSICFPFVVAEESICCEIRMLEEKLNIIAFGDALEGREDLMASRSQALKFLHEIGWLLQRSHTRATSSKAPQQHHAVGFSAARFRWLLSFAVDQEWCGVVKMLLDTLFQGNIDVASPVDFVLGESLVFAAVNKRSKPLVACLLRYTTKSAPVGSGAVATPARFLFTPDMTGSSDITPLHVAATITNAAAVLDALTDDPQQLGIKTWKNARDATGYTPEDYARRRGHTSYIKMVENKINSRLPAAHVSVAMTTTGIAEKHTDDGRPRSTEQTVFDVEKSPPGCRQCVQLQHIAYRPCPNRFLSNRPAVLSLVAIAAVCVCVGLIMQSPPVIRGLPGPFLWNHIRWGPT
- the LOC123167571 gene encoding squamosa promoter-binding-like protein 1 isoform X2, producing the protein MSGGLKNKKKKGHEWDLNDWRWDGNLFLATPSPNADAPSGCGSRELGRAGEGCSFGAAADKSRRRRRRRVTTVDNPEECSNTAIHNERNAVWRGQIGEEEGPASATAGASSSSAPSCQVDGCHADLSDDRDYHRRHKVCEPHTKSTLVRIKNIEHRFCQQCSRFHLVQEFDEGKKSCRSRLATHNRRRRKAPAEAVNSLGENQSLTNTLLLLLRQLAGQDSASSSEQINGPNLLVSLLKNLAAVAGTQACQDMLKDATSSNAGNYVGNQSGPPVPAEEPPVKRRAQNFDLNDAYVEEDESRTDKIVFKLFGKQPNDFPADLRAQILNWLSHYPSDMESYIRPGCVILTIYLRLPNWMWGKINVDPAPWIENLISISTHGFWETGWLYARVQDRLTLSCNGRLMLVSPWRPVIGDKHQILCVTPIAAAYNSTANFSVRGFNIAQPTTKLLCIFGGKYLVQEATQKLHADTRIQQGPQCLTFSCSFPSTSGRGFIEVEDYDQSSICFPFVVAEESICCEIRMLEEKLNIIAFGDALEGREDLMASRSQALKFLHEIGWLLQRSHTRATSSKAPQQHHAVGFSAARFRWLLSFAVDQEWCGVVKMLLDTLFQGNIDVASPVDFVLGESLVFAAVNKRSKPLVACLLRYTTKSAPVGSGAVATPARFLFTPDMTGSSDITPLHVAATITNAAAVLDALTDDPQQLGIKTWKNARDATGYTPEDYARRRGHTSYIKMVENKINSRLPAAHVSVAMTTTGIAEKHTDDGRPRSTEQTVFDVEKSPPGCRQCVQLQHIAYRPCPNRFLSNRPAVLSLVAIAAVCVCVGLIMQSPPVIRGLPGPFLWNHIRWGPT